Proteins from one Bradyrhizobium amphicarpaeae genomic window:
- a CDS encoding polyprenyl synthetase family protein translates to MTGTSPSDFAKRLDKTADDTEALLSRLLSDDILHDEIARPKRLMDAMRYSSLNGGKRLRPFLVVESAAVFGVPREAALLVGAALECIHCYSLIHDDLPAMDNSDLRRGRPTLHKKTDDATAILAGDGLLTLAFDIVTRDEIHRDANVRLLLTRALARCAGIGGMVGGQILDLAGEGRFGGNEPIDVARIQQMKTGALLRYGCIAGAILGQASQKEYQALDDYGRALGEAFQIADDLLDVEGDAAALGKPAGADAALGKTTFVTQLGIEGAKQRVRDLLARADSAVSIFGDRAAVLQAAARFVAERKN, encoded by the coding sequence ATGACCGGCACGTCCCCGTCCGATTTCGCCAAACGTCTGGACAAGACCGCTGATGATACCGAGGCCCTGCTCAGCCGGCTGCTGTCGGACGACATCCTGCATGATGAGATCGCCCGGCCCAAGCGACTGATGGACGCAATGCGCTATTCAAGCCTGAACGGCGGCAAGCGTCTGCGGCCGTTCCTGGTGGTCGAGAGCGCGGCCGTGTTCGGGGTTCCCCGTGAAGCCGCGCTGCTGGTCGGCGCTGCGCTGGAATGCATCCACTGCTATTCGCTGATCCACGACGATCTGCCGGCCATGGACAATTCGGATCTGCGCCGCGGCCGCCCGACCCTGCACAAGAAGACCGATGACGCCACCGCGATCCTGGCCGGCGACGGCCTGTTGACGCTCGCCTTCGACATCGTCACCCGCGACGAGATCCATCGCGACGCCAATGTGAGGCTGCTGCTGACGCGCGCGCTGGCGCGCTGCGCCGGCATCGGCGGCATGGTCGGCGGCCAGATCCTCGATCTCGCCGGCGAAGGCCGCTTCGGCGGCAACGAGCCGATCGACGTCGCCCGCATTCAGCAGATGAAGACCGGCGCGCTCTTGCGTTACGGCTGCATCGCCGGCGCGATCCTCGGCCAGGCCTCGCAGAAAGAATACCAGGCGCTCGACGATTACGGCCGTGCGCTCGGCGAAGCTTTCCAGATCGCCGACGATCTGCTCGATGTCGAGGGCGACGCGGCGGCTCTCGGCAAGCCGGCCGGCGCCGATGCCGCCCTTGGCAAGACCACTTTCGTCACCCAGCTCGGCATCGAAGGCGCCAAGCAGCGGGTGCGCGACCTGCTCGCCCGTGCCGACAGCGCCGTCTCGATCTTCGGCGACCGCGCCGCCGTGCTGCAGGCCGCCGCACGCTTCGTCGCCGAGCGGAAGAACTAG
- the rpmF gene encoding 50S ribosomal protein L32, giving the protein MAVPRRKTSPSRRGMRRSADAIKKPTYVEDKDSGELRRPHHLDLKTGMYKGRQVLKKKES; this is encoded by the coding sequence ATGGCTGTTCCGAGAAGAAAAACCTCGCCGTCGCGCCGTGGCATGCGCCGCTCGGCAGACGCCATCAAGAAGCCGACCTATGTGGAAGACAAGGACTCCGGCGAGCTCCGTCGTCCGCATCATCTCGACCTCAAGACCGGCATGTACAAGGGCCGTCAGGTCCTGAAGAAGAAAGAGTCCTGA
- a CDS encoding DUF1345 domain-containing protein, translating into MASDKEDPALARFRKMSRPMRLIYARPRTFIALGIGILVGLLLPGSPRLATRLVLGWDALIAVYLVLVYAMMLCNDHQHIRRAAAMQDDGRFVILLVTAIGAFASIAAIVAELGVHRGATELTIAITTIVLSWAAVHTTFALHYAHDYYRNAKPGGLQFPGSGKEDHADYWDFVYFSFVIGMTAQVSDVGITDKTIRRTATAHGIVSFIYNTALLALTVNIAASAISN; encoded by the coding sequence ATGGCCTCTGACAAAGAAGATCCCGCCCTCGCCCGCTTCCGCAAGATGTCGCGGCCGATGCGGCTGATCTATGCGCGGCCGCGGACGTTCATCGCGCTTGGTATCGGCATCCTCGTCGGCCTGCTCCTGCCGGGCTCCCCCCGGCTGGCAACGCGGCTCGTGCTCGGCTGGGACGCGCTGATCGCGGTCTATCTCGTGCTGGTCTATGCGATGATGCTTTGCAATGACCATCAGCATATCCGCCGCGCCGCCGCGATGCAGGACGACGGCCGCTTCGTGATCCTGCTGGTCACGGCGATCGGTGCGTTCGCGAGCATCGCGGCGATCGTCGCCGAACTCGGCGTCCATCGCGGCGCCACGGAACTCACGATCGCGATCACCACGATCGTGCTATCCTGGGCCGCCGTGCATACCACTTTCGCGCTGCACTACGCGCATGACTATTACCGGAACGCCAAGCCCGGCGGCCTGCAATTCCCGGGCAGCGGCAAGGAAGACCATGCCGACTATTGGGACTTCGTCTATTTCTCGTTCGTGATCGGCATGACCGCGCAGGTTTCCGACGTCGGCATCACCGACAAGACGATTCGCCGGACGGCAACGGCGCATGGGATCGTCTCGTTCATCTACAACACGGCCTTGCTGGCACTGACGGTCAACATCGCCGCGAGCGCCATCTCGAACTGA
- the mtgA gene encoding monofunctional biosynthetic peptidoglycan transglycosylase, with product MRIVKILLVALAVVILAPYVIAPFYRIGHPVSTLMAWRSLRGAPMQREWIDLAAMSPALPRSVIAAEDAHFCKHHGIDWGALREAIDDAQEDGTPFRGASTITQQVAKNLFLWQGRDFVRKALEFPLALWIDLILPKARILEIYLNIAEFGPRGQFGVEAGSTYAFGKSAASLSPREAALLASILPNPVKRSAKTPGPGVRRLAGTYVARAQANSLATCWRENR from the coding sequence TTGCGCATCGTCAAAATCCTGCTGGTAGCGCTCGCGGTCGTCATTCTCGCGCCCTATGTGATCGCGCCGTTCTACCGCATCGGCCATCCCGTTTCGACGCTGATGGCGTGGCGCTCGCTTCGCGGCGCGCCGATGCAGCGGGAATGGATCGACCTGGCGGCGATGTCGCCCGCACTGCCGCGATCGGTGATCGCAGCCGAGGACGCCCATTTCTGCAAGCATCACGGCATCGATTGGGGCGCGCTGCGCGAGGCGATCGACGACGCCCAGGAGGATGGTACGCCGTTCCGGGGCGCCTCCACGATCACCCAGCAAGTCGCGAAAAACCTATTCCTCTGGCAGGGCCGGGACTTCGTCCGCAAGGCGCTCGAATTCCCGCTGGCGCTCTGGATCGACCTCATCCTGCCCAAGGCGCGGATCCTGGAGATATACCTGAACATCGCCGAGTTCGGCCCGCGGGGCCAATTTGGCGTCGAGGCGGGCAGCACCTATGCCTTTGGCAAGTCCGCCGCCAGCCTTTCCCCGCGCGAAGCGGCCCTTCTGGCCTCGATCCTGCCGAATCCGGTGAAGCGCAGCGCCAAAACCCCCGGCCCGGGCGTCCGGCGGCTGGCAGGGACCTATGTGGCGAGGGCGCAGGCGAACTCGCTCGCGACCTGCTGGCGGGAAAATCGCTGA